One Clostridia bacterium DNA window includes the following coding sequences:
- a CDS encoding HD domain-containing phosphohydrolase, which yields MKNNIRRLLLTFEALSDLGPAITAERDFSETAPLMLASLMDALDAREGALFRFTDKPAMMASIAARGFASFPHPAVIPLLPKHVHALCKVSGPRQLSSDMSAEFLSSNGNVAPELLKCLAPLLVGGKLVGMIALGQRADGAPYESEELETVGLLSHYISVAVHNNTLTETLAQRVTENLKLMATVHNFYDTTLEAFAAAIDFKHVNIHGHSLRVGRYAAGIAEAMGSEASEAAGVRAAGYLHDIGKVAVDKYLFGKTTALDPQEFREMADHTVLGHEIVQGVHFPWPKIPDVVRWHHERSDGTGYPDKLHQDDIPEAARLIAVADSFDAMTSERPYRQPMTVGEALNEIVKLTPTKFDANAVQGLLIQVRRDTVANSNPQLLGKWAPRSSDKEPFLDLQMRCDLGPSDVDHYASMLLHKVNKARVYSA from the coding sequence ATGAAGAACAATATTCGGCGTCTCCTTCTCACGTTCGAAGCGTTGAGCGACCTGGGACCTGCTATCACGGCGGAACGCGATTTCAGCGAAACCGCGCCGCTGATGCTTGCTTCTCTCATGGACGCGCTCGATGCACGCGAAGGCGCACTCTTTCGTTTTACCGACAAGCCGGCAATGATGGCCTCCATCGCGGCTCGCGGGTTCGCCTCCTTCCCTCACCCAGCAGTTATTCCGTTGCTGCCGAAGCACGTCCACGCACTGTGTAAGGTGTCTGGCCCCCGGCAGCTTTCTTCGGATATGTCGGCCGAGTTCCTCAGTTCGAACGGGAACGTTGCGCCGGAACTATTGAAGTGCCTGGCGCCGTTGCTCGTCGGCGGCAAGCTCGTGGGCATGATCGCCCTCGGACAGCGCGCAGACGGTGCACCGTACGAAAGCGAAGAGCTGGAGACCGTAGGCCTGCTCTCGCATTACATTTCCGTCGCCGTTCACAACAACACGCTGACCGAGACGCTGGCGCAGCGCGTGACCGAGAACCTGAAGCTGATGGCGACCGTGCATAACTTCTACGACACGACGCTGGAAGCCTTCGCCGCCGCCATCGATTTCAAGCACGTAAATATTCACGGACACTCGCTCCGCGTAGGCCGCTACGCTGCCGGAATCGCCGAGGCCATGGGATCTGAAGCCAGCGAAGCCGCTGGAGTGCGTGCAGCCGGATACCTGCACGACATCGGCAAGGTCGCGGTGGACAAGTATCTATTCGGCAAAACCACGGCACTCGACCCGCAGGAATTCCGGGAGATGGCGGACCATACCGTGCTTGGACACGAGATCGTGCAAGGTGTGCACTTCCCCTGGCCCAAGATCCCCGATGTCGTGCGGTGGCACCACGAGCGCAGCGACGGCACCGGATACCCGGACAAGCTGCATCAGGATGACATTCCGGAAGCGGCACGCCTTATCGCCGTGGCCGATAGTTTCGACGCCATGACGAGCGAGCGCCCGTACCGGCAGCCAATGACTGTCGGCGAAGCGCTGAACGAAATCGTAAAACTCACACCAACCAAGTTCGATGCGAACGCCGTGCAGGGTCTCCTGATACAGGTGCGTCGTGACACGGTCGCCAACAGCAATCCGCAACTGCTCGGAAAGTGGGCACCCAGAAGCTCCGATAAGGAGCCATTTCTGGACCTGCAGATGCGCTGCGATCTTGGACCGAGCGACGTAGATCACTATGCGTCGATGCTGCTGCACAAGGTCAACAAAGCGCGCGTTTACTCCGCTTAA